The genome window ACAATCTCTTTGGGGTTCATTAACGCATATACCCTGATGCTGTctgttttcttattattatataatttcttaGAGGATTTTTTTGTGTCGGAACATGTGATCTTTTTATGCATACCAATCTTCTCTTTCCAtggttgcatttttttttccattctttTCCTAGTGTTGATGTTAGGCTAATCAATGCTTCTATTAAAGGTTAAAGCAATGTGGTCATTGGGTTAATTTACTTATGTTAGCTTTCAATTATCTGGAAAATGGTGTTGCCACACCTTCTTAGGTGAAGGAACCAAGATTGATGAAGTAATATTATGGTTTGTGGATTTATTACGCAGAACTCTTGAACTCTTTCTCATTATCTGTACTGCTTCTAACTGCCAAAATGAACTTATTGCCGTATTCTCAAGTTTATGTGAATTTTTCATGGTACCGTAACTTGTTGTTTTATGAAGATGAAGATTGTCTGCTGCTCTCTCATTGCTGTCCAtaatactttttaataatttcattgcCTTAATTATACAGATTTTGGCTATTTGAGCCTCGTTGTGGCTTCCATGACATAGGGGGTTGGTATGTTGAAACATATGGCAAAGATAAGAATGGTCGTACAATGCCATCACAAAGGTTCTGGGATGGCTTGGACTATAGCGAGCAAGCTGACAGGTAAGTTGAGTAATTAGGTGTTATttattctctcctttttttgtgaaaatttatttaatgttagcaacagaaatttttgtttttaaaatgtatggtATCAAATGATTATTATAGAATGATGTATAAATATGGATCTTGGGGGAAATTTGTAATGTTCACAGAAATGAAAAGTTGGCAtctgtagtttggattttgcaCTAAAACTGTATTTTGTTTAAtctatttttgaaattattgaaGTCTGTTTGATATGCATTTTGGCTTGGTAAAGTGCCCACAGGCCACAGCcacatttcatatattttttaacaagaaTTATCTGATTGGCTCTTGACTGTTAAGTTGTGTGGAACCATTCATATAGAAGAGAAGTTGTTCAGATTTATAAACCTACTTTATAATAACTTCAGCTTACCTCTGCTTACTGAATTCTGAAAACTTTTAGCTAATTTTTTCTCACAGTAGGAATCAAATATCTcctttttaaactattttgtttCATCTTGGACATTTAGAAGTGGTACAAgctaatcaatattttagaaattctcTCCCAAAGACCCAACCCAAGTAATTTGCTGAGGAGTATACTGACTGTCTCTGTTCTGCAATCTGCAGAAGACTCCATCCAGCAATGTATTTGTTTGCTCTTGCATATCGGACACTTGATCTTGAATATGCCAAAGCAAGCAAGAGATCATTTAGGAATGTTGTTGGAGCACAAATGTTCCGAATTCTTCATTGGTGCAAGAAACTTGTTCAATAGGTATATCCATTGGGCTTCTGACTGACACTGTCAATGAATTTATTGTGTCCTTGCTAGAACAATTTGGAAAGATCAATAAATTGTTTACTAATCTCTATTAAGTGATTTACTGATTTCAGAATATTTCCCTGTCCATTTACAGTTACGAAATGACTCTTGGGAGGGATGCTCTGTAAGTACTGAAAGGAAAACTCATTACGAGCCTCTAGTTGTTCTATTGAACAGAGCAAATTCAACTTTTCATCTGCCTAGTGATGGATATGTTTGCCAATTACTGAAATCACTTCACTTGGTCTAGGATTGGCTGCTGGTGCTGTTTTAATATATAAGGAACCAATATCATGCCTGAGCTGATTTGCACCAACATCGATTttgtcaaaaatattttctggcGCTACTTGTCTCATAGTTGTTGTGCAATCCGAATATCCACGGATATACATCATGGATTTCTATGCGTGGAATATACCTCTGCGATTTCCTTTCTGTTATAAATCAAAGATTCTTTATTTTGGTCAGTATTTTGGAAGCTAGTTGTTTTGCTGCACAATGAGTTTCATCCCCTTGGAGAGGTCATGGAGCTGGACAATTTCCTGGAATTTACTTGGCCATAATAGCTCAAGGTATAGCAAATACAATTTCTGCTTACGTAGACTTGCCCATATAGGCATGTGGAACTTACGTGTATATATTTAAGcctgtttttcttgtttacatcccccccccccctaaaaATGTGTTGCTCTTCCCTCTGGATTTATATGCAAATAGTAGTATGAATATTATGACATGTTTTATATTGTTAATGTTACGTTTGATCTATGTTTCTTCTCCATCTATTTCTGGCTTTGGCTTTGCTTTGAATGACTTAAAACAATTTTCTCAACTAATAGAATATGGCCTTGGGCCAGAGTCTCCACAAATTGCAAACTGCTTTTACTAAATGAAATTGACTACATATGCTGCCtcttttttatcctttatttgAGCAGATCTTCCCATTTGCAGTACTGCCCTCCTGCTAATGCTCGATAATACCTATCCCTACAGTAGACAGGTCTTCCATCAGCAGCCTCAGCAGCAGCAGCTGCTAGATCATCATCAGTTATCACCTCGACTGGTAATTTAAGCAGCTCCTCTTTTCTGCAGTATGCATTAAAAAATTGCTATGACATGGTGGAAAAACTCTGGAAGATAGTAAGGGATCTTTATGTCTTCTCTTACCTTAAGAGCTTTGTGTTAACCTTGGGAGCTTGAACAGTtgatttaatttcttctttGGTAAAGGTAGTTCGAAAAAAATTCTCCAATGGTGTAGCAAAGATAAATAGCATAACTCCTGTAACAAGCAATGCTCCTGTCCCAACTAGAGTTTGTTTCAGCAATTTAACGACTGGTTTAACCTGGGGACATGGAATATACGTGAATCATGCTgcaagaaatcaaatttaacataTTGCTCTTCTAGTCTGTATCCAAAATCTTTCTGAATTCAAGCAATGCTGTGATACTTTGTGATGTCCAGTACCTTGTAAGAGCCCAACAATCTATCACGAGCTAGGATCTGCAAAGAAATTAAGTTTTCAGATTATATTGCCTGAAATTCCAGAAATGAAACATGTCACTGGTTCATTTAGTAGTATTAATATTTGTTAGCACATTTCAGCTACACTTTATTCCATATCCTTCATGTTCACTAATTCTGAAGACTGCTTGTTGCTTAATCTAGAAGTatctcttacaatttgaaagcCAATTACAAGTTGCTACCCTATTATGTGTTCACCTTTACCAATGACCCtgtcttttgtaaaaaggccAGCAGTTGATTTTATCCTACCTAGTGCCAAATTGCAAGCAATGTCTAAAATTGGCTACTTTTATATTCATTGAGGGAGGCATATTTTACTGTCAATATTCTGCTGTCGAtagaatcataaatttttcaGTTTGCAATGTGTATATATCTTATAGCGCACTGAATCTACCACCATCAAAATGATTTTGCACGTGTGATGTTTTCAGGCATATTTTTGTTCTGTTCCCTCTAGGTACAGGAAGAATGTGTAGAAGAGGCTAACCTCGGGCGGCTTGACCCACATCTGTCCGTCGTACCATCCACTTTCTTCATAAGGGATGACCGCTGATAGAAGTCTATCACCAACATAACTCCAACCCTGCATTGTAATTCAATTATCTTAACTGCAACAGTTATTTTAGTGTGAAGGTGCAGCCATAGCTCAGTCACTTAATTCATCGGGTATAGTTAGTGTGAATGACAAACAGATTTACATTCAGTTGAAAATCTCATTATAATGTGCACTTTGGCAACAATATAAGCAGAAAGCATGATGACTACAAAAGTGAGTTCCGACAACTTCCGATCCTTCGACAAATGCATCACAGTTTTGAATTCATGCTATACTACACCAGGACAAATTTGTTTTGAAATCTCTGCCTTGCCTCATCCTCCCCTGTCCCCAGTAATGAAATGGCCGTGACATGAAGAACAAAAGGAAGATTGGAATTTAGAACGCACCAGATAAATCCTCAAGACAATCAAAGACACAATGAAGAGTGTTCCTGTTCCACCAGCTAGTATAAATCTTAGAGGCTCCTGCAAGGTTGTGAACGTTAATGCAGACATAAGGAAATTTTATGAGCGTTATAAATGTTGTGTGCAGCTGGCACGTATTCGTGTGTATGCATAGTTGATTAGTTGATTAGATGTTTCAATAATTATgcacatttttaaaattgttcctTACTTTTGAAGGATTAAAGCTTGCAGCTGCAATTGGCCCCCCAAGAACTGTAAATACTGCCAGCCAGAGACCTCCAAGGCGAAGGAAGAACGATCCCGGACCTAGTTCACCCCACGAATACAAGATTCCATCCTTTAGAGATGAGTACTCATTCACCTATTACaccatgaggaatcggggttagcataaaatgaaaaatgaaacgaGTTTTAGTGAAACAATCCTGATAActaataattcattttaatccCTTCTCATGAACCGTTCCAGTTTTTATGCATGCATGCCCGGATATGTAACTCACTAGCTAGTTTCAGCCATAAAAGTCATGAGCTAATAATACAACATTATATATCATGTTGATTTCGAAGAGCATCCAAAGAAAACAGTTATTGCCACAATTGTGTAGTTGTTAACACATACCGGCCTCTGCTCAAAAGGGACCTCAATTTCCAACCCAGGATCCCAGCTACGTCCTGAAGATCCGCTTGTTTCTCCGTCCATCTCATCTTTTATGGCCTTAGCCTTGATGGAAATCCGATGAGAAAATTTTGAAGCTTTGTGATTATGGATGATCAAGGAGCCATAGCTGCTGCCAGGTCTGGCTTGTCTTGCACTTGGAATTAGCGAACAGTAGACATTTAGTCTAATCATTTACTTGTTGAGTTTTAAGCTATCACCAAAGCAACAGGGTAGTGTTTGGTTTTTAATTCTGTTTCAATTTTCGACttgaaggaggaagaggaggaaggAGATGATATTATGTTCACCAATTAACAACAATGATTTTCATGTCTTCGTTCCAGGGACCACATATTATTTACGTGGAGGAGGAGAGCAAGTAAATAAAGTCAGCATTTTCAAAGATGAGAGACAGACCCTGTGGCCCTACCCTGCCTCTTAGTTATGTGGACAAGCTTTTTGTCCACGTGGGCTTCTCATGCACCGTTCATCTGATGCGCTAGACGCCCATAGGACTCAGATTATCCGAACCAAATGCATTCCgtgcttttatatttttgtggtCTGAGAAACTGCCAAGTAGGCAGGGCAATTCTCCCCAGGATTCGCGCAGGGACTATCCTAATCGGGATCCTGCGATTGGGGAAAAATTCCCTGCGGAGATGGAGATAAAAAATCCCGCAACTAATTTGGGAATGAGGATAAAAAATCCCGCAGGATTCCCATATCTCCGCATATATAGAATTTTACTTATATACTCTCAATGATATGTATAAATTATCATGTAAAATGTatataagtaataaaaatataaaataaaattatcatgcaTATAAGTAATATCTCATAAgtcacaaagacacaaacattaTTCAAACTCTAAAAAGTCGCATCAAACATTCAAATATAAGAGTTAATATAGtattttattagtaaaaaaaatacaaaataaaattatcatatatatataagtaatatcTCATAAGTCACAAAAACACAAACATTATCCAAACCTTAAAAAATCGcatcaaacattcagacttagtTCCTTGACTTCCTTTTTCACTTTTTAAGCtgattttattactattattattgatttattttagtatttttagtcatgttttaaacttagaattaaactttaaatttattattgttgaaaaattgagataaaacaaaaaaaattatatttttaataatttttgacattttttaatgtaaaatgggATTTCCGACTCGCGGGAAGCAAGAATGAGAATGGAGCAAAAAATACTCTCAGCACAGAAAGCGGGGATGGAGATGGGGACGGGGAACAGGTAAGGTTCGGGGCTCCGCGTGGGTGCCATGCCTAACGCCAAGTGAAATGTTGCTGGAACAACGTGGCCGCTGCTCCCTTGCACGCAAATTGCAATCTGTTCCTGTTGCCTGCACGCAGTGGGAACGAGCATACGATCAGTTGGCAAGCAAAAGCAACGACACATCCACTATCAATCTTAACATGACCAAAGCAAAGCAGTTTTGGAAGTTTATATATTTCCAATGATTTATGAGAGcatatattataaaacaattatattaattatttattatcaaagtaacttttatttaaatggtTAAAATTAAGTGAGTTCATTATactgttattaataaatttgataGTAGTATGGGCTTAATAAGTAGATACTAGTGTAGTGTTGCCTCATCATTGAATAATAGTTAGAAGTTTTTATAGGTTAATTAATACACTTATAAATAGCTATGATTCCCGATACACTAATAAGAAAACTcactctttctactccctgtaTGGACGGAAGCTAAGTAAGGAAGGCAAAATTAGTTGAACTTAACGGATCAAAACGCAAAAAATGGCAGGATAGGTTAGGTTATTTGATTCACCAATTCGTCTTAATCTGGGTTTAAGGCGAGGCAAGACGGGTGACCCGCTTAATCCACTAAGATTTAGGGGGgttgtattttaaaatgaatatgtaatttttgatacagaataatatatataagtgaataatatatatttttcaaaaataaattaagtgatGTGTTAAAAAGGAATGGATTAGTATTTCctatacaaaatttatatatggtATGGATCTTTATAAATAAGATTCTTTTATTGTGCATTGATGACAtgtgataaaatgataaaaaaatttgacaaaGTCTatgttatatgtaaaaaataaaagccaTGAAACAGTTGCTTACTTAAGTAATTTAAAGGATTTATATGGTtgcaccaaaaaaataatttatatggtACAGGTACACAATCAAAGATCCTTTatatggtaaaaaaatttaaatacagctttttaagtatttatgaTATTGTTCTTCAATTAATATTGAATTTAGCCTTAGTAACTCATCCAATAAATGTTAACATTAAATGTCCATATTGATTAATAAGGTGAACaaccaaattttaatttgaaatcgaCACCAAACACTTGTAAATATCAGccaaaattgcattttttatttctctatttgtctccaatttcgattttaatctctctttaaaattattgatgcatTTAGTCCTCCAATTATATTCAATCTCGTAAAAGTGATCCCCAAGTTCAGATTTAAACGTTGATTGTTACAAAAGAATATTGATTGTCACGTGTCACGTTTGATTGAAAGTTGACaacaacaatacattttcataaTCGATAGAGTCAACATCCAATCAGAATGTGTAACAAGGGAAATCAGAATGTGTGACAAGGGACAGTAAGTCACATTCTTTTGTAACAGTCAACATTTAAATCTAGACTTAGGGATCACATTTATGATATTGAACATGATTGAAGTACTAAATGCATCGATAATTTTAAAGGGGAACCAAAATCGAAATTAGAGACAACTAAGGaaactaaaaatacaattttacctaAAGATTATActatatcaaaaaataaaaaatatatttaggttGACCTAATGAAGAGAGATTAACGTAGATGAATAAAAACTTAGGTTCAATTATTCTTATCACTATTATTTAGAAACCTAACCAcgtggaaataaataaaaaaaaggtttaattgcttttcttcccaactttttttttttgacaaatttcaTCCTAATAAATTAGTTTCACCCATTTTATATGTTACATTTTGTGTTACATTTAAGAAACttgtaaattttatcttttgccATTTTTGTTAATTGATTAATGGAGAGCTAAAATGACATAGGATAATGcattttttactttcaattttttaattttttgacaaattttccCGTAACTTTCGTACTTTTTGGCAAACTTTATTTCTAaccttttactgaattttacaTTCAACTTTCTCAATGAACaattaatgaataaatttataaattttacattcAGCTAAAATGATGGaggttaaaatttataaaattttttaaaatttaggataaaagccattaaattaatttattgagaataaatttactaaaattaaaaaagttatagataaaaaatgtaattaagccaaaaaataatcattcttctttattttctaacTATTCGGACTTTATAGTACAAGTCTCAGGAGTCCTTTTTTTATGAAGTCTCAGGAGTCTGAataagattttttcttttttgcacatGTCTTGCTATACATTAATTACTGAATccgaagcaaaaaaaaaaagaatatacatTAATTACTGAATCCAACTTATAactatatttgtaatttttcatgAAGATTGTATTTGATGCAAATTTAAATACGGTTGTCCAGTAAacaagtgtaaaaaaaaatcaacaaataagAATCTTTAAATTAAGATTACATTAAAAATCACaacaaaatatacttttatactttctaataaaaaaaattttatttttatttttttaaaccagTATCTTTTAGGACACGTTACGATTTTCCTTAAGTACAGATACAAGGTGCAGCACCTGGAAATCCGTTAGAAAGAGAAGCGCATTGTCAACTTCTATAAGTGTCGGACTTGGCACTTGGTAATGTCAGTTAGCATTCGATTTGCACCTCGAAGAACGTAAAGCAGAAAAAAACTCTCCACACACACATTCCACATGAAAACCAAAACGGTTAAAGGAAATTGGAGATGGAATTGGAGGATGAACAAGCTCGACTTGCCTTCCGTCTTCCTTATttgcatcttcttctttctcGCTGGATTCTCTGCTTCCagtctcttctctccctctcaggTTTTCCTTCTCAATACTCCTAATCTAATCACGTTGTTCTTTCACATTTTACGCTTGTTTTCCTTTGATTTTGTTCTGTTTAGCTGGAAAATATTCGGAGTAACGGATCGCTGAGAATTTGCAGGAACATGAATATGACCTGAGGCTGATACCGAGAGCGAGGTTACTTGAAAAATCGACGCACGAGAAGACGGAGCATCATTTGTTGAAAGCCGGAGACTCCGGCGACGATTACATTACATTGATTCCTTTTCAGGTGCGTGATCTCGTTTTTTCATGCTTCGCGAGTTTTTGCTGAAATGTTCTTCTGCTAGGTTACTTAAAATCAGCTATTCATCTGTTAAGATCGTGGCATTTTGTGATTCCTATTTGAAATAGTGCAATATGTGTGAATTAGTTTACTAAGGTGAATTTACGTTAACATTTTGATTTCATGAACGTTCATGAGAAGTTAATAATATCATTGTTGCCTGAATATGATAATTTAGGCTTACAGCTCTGTTGAAGGATTGACTTGAGCTTTGactttcaaataaatatgtCTTTAATTTGTGTTCCTTAGGTTTTGAGTTGGTATCCTCGCGCTCTGTACTTTCCTAATTTTGCGAGTGCAGAACAATGTGAAACCATAATTGAAATGGCAAGGGGAGGACTCAAGCCGTCAACATTGGTGTTACGCAAGGGAGAAACGGAGGAGAGTACAAAGG of Glycine soja cultivar W05 chromosome 1, ASM419377v2, whole genome shotgun sequence contains these proteins:
- the LOC114422227 gene encoding probable prolyl 4-hydroxylase 9 isoform X2, with translation MKTKTVKGNWRWNWRMNKLDLPSVFLICIFFFLAGFSASSLFSPSQEHEYDLRLIPRARLLEKSTHEKTEHHLLKAGDSGDDYITLIPFQVLSWYPRALYFPNFASAEQCETIIEMARGGLKPSTLVLRKGETEESTKGIRTSYGVFMSASEDETGILDSIEEKIAKATKIPRTHGEAASFLLYLTDVPEGGETLFPYENGFNRDGSYDFEDCIGLRVRPRKGDGLLFYSLLPNGTIDQTSVHGSCPVIKGEKWVATKWIRDQVLDD
- the LOC114422188 gene encoding protein CONSERVED IN THE GREEN LINEAGE AND DIATOMS 27, chloroplastic-like, whose amino-acid sequence is MIRLNVYCSLIPSARQARPGSSYGSLIIHNHKASKFSHRISIKAKAIKDEMDGETSGSSGRSWDPGLEIEVPFEQRPVNEYSSLKDGILYSWGELGPGSFFLRLGGLWLAVFTVLGGPIAAASFNPSKEPLRFILAGGTGTLFIVSLIVLRIYLGWSYVGDRLLSAVIPYEESGWYDGQMWVKPPEILARDRLLGSYKVKPVVKLLKQTLVGTGALLVTGVMLFIFATPLENFFRTTFTKEEIKSTVQAPKVNTKLLRKEELLKLPVEVITDDDLAAAAAEAADGRPVYCRDRYYRALAGGQYCKWEDLLK